In a single window of the Xylanimonas protaetiae genome:
- a CDS encoding ComEC/Rec2 family competence protein yields MTDLRLVPAALAAWAAAWVLTRETAWAWPAVALAVGACLVAAATAALGEHRSRRPAGSERSAGRPARGAGAAHVALALACVAGVGLSVQVHAAGRSVVEALAAQRADVVLSGRVADDGRPGAFGSGETWVLAADTVRARAVTSTVRARVEVTSTDEAPPYGARVVVHTRLAPTDDGAAEAARASTGSTELVRAPPAVVAATTAMRSALLDVTADLSPQARGLVPGIAVGDTSRLPPDLAAAFRATGLTHLTAVSGGHFAIVLALVTALAGTVRAPRPVGVLVVAVVAAAFVLLVRPDPSVLRAAAMAAVMLLGVTWGRPALSVPSLAACAVVLLGVDPWLSRSFGFALSCAATAGLVLLAPPVVRRLTPWVGRTAAFALAVPFAAQAACGPVLVLLSPALPTTSVPANLLAAPAVVPATLLGLAATVTAPWWPFAAHALAWLAGCATWWIAAVARWCACLPGAAVPWPGGVLGATALGVLTVVGVALVLRRPPGEGWPHAWTDLARRRWRTAHASGRAALVRFRHGTPSRRDRRRALGAVLAALTAVVVVTTVAVRAVPHAGDVPADWQVVACDVGQGDGLVVRTGPAAAVVVDVGPDGDAADRCLDRLGVTRVDLLVLSHFHADHVGGLPAVLAGREVRAAWGSPLHEPAGQARRTVEALERVGVTVQVPAPGDAGVLGEGGWRVEWHVLGTGLVGGGSAGAGGTGTGGTGLGTTRTSSAGTGGSVEGDGVNDASLSLELVASGPGGTLDVVALGDLEQPGQDALLASLEAGGPPGVLDGVDVVKVAHHGSASQSPGLARLLRPRVALVSVGEGNTYGHPTDRMLDLYAGVGSTVVRTDECGSAVLVVRGGRTSLACVR; encoded by the coding sequence GTGACCGACCTCCGGCTCGTGCCCGCGGCGCTCGCGGCCTGGGCGGCGGCGTGGGTGCTCACGCGGGAGACGGCGTGGGCGTGGCCCGCGGTCGCGCTCGCGGTCGGTGCGTGCCTCGTCGCGGCCGCGACGGCCGCCCTCGGCGAGCATCGCTCGCGGCGGCCGGCCGGGAGCGAGCGCTCCGCCGGCCGGCCTGCGCGAGGCGCCGGTGCTGCGCACGTCGCCCTCGCGCTCGCGTGCGTCGCCGGGGTCGGGCTGTCGGTGCAGGTCCACGCCGCCGGGCGGTCCGTTGTCGAGGCGCTCGCCGCGCAGAGGGCGGACGTCGTCCTGTCCGGGCGCGTCGCCGACGACGGCCGGCCGGGCGCCTTCGGGTCCGGTGAGACGTGGGTGCTCGCCGCCGACACGGTGCGAGCCCGCGCGGTGACGTCCACGGTCCGGGCGCGCGTGGAGGTGACCTCGACGGACGAGGCGCCGCCGTACGGGGCACGCGTCGTCGTCCACACCCGGCTCGCCCCGACCGACGACGGCGCCGCCGAGGCCGCGCGGGCGAGCACCGGGAGCACCGAGCTCGTGCGGGCGCCGCCGGCGGTCGTCGCCGCGACCACCGCGATGCGGTCCGCGCTGCTCGACGTGACGGCCGACCTGTCGCCGCAGGCGCGGGGTCTCGTCCCCGGCATCGCCGTGGGCGACACCTCGCGCCTGCCGCCCGACCTCGCCGCCGCGTTCCGGGCGACCGGCCTGACGCACCTCACCGCCGTCTCGGGCGGGCACTTCGCGATCGTGCTCGCGCTCGTGACGGCGCTGGCCGGCACGGTGCGCGCGCCGCGCCCGGTGGGGGTGCTCGTAGTGGCGGTGGTCGCCGCCGCGTTCGTGCTGCTCGTGCGCCCGGACCCCAGCGTGCTGCGCGCCGCGGCGATGGCGGCCGTGATGCTGCTGGGCGTCACGTGGGGGAGGCCGGCGCTCTCGGTGCCGTCGCTCGCGGCGTGCGCGGTCGTGCTGCTGGGCGTGGACCCGTGGCTGTCGCGCTCCTTCGGGTTCGCGCTCTCCTGCGCGGCGACCGCGGGGCTGGTGCTGCTCGCCCCGCCGGTGGTCCGGCGCCTGACGCCGTGGGTCGGGCGCACGGCCGCGTTCGCGCTCGCCGTGCCGTTCGCGGCGCAGGCGGCGTGCGGTCCCGTGCTCGTGCTCCTCTCGCCCGCCCTGCCGACGACGTCGGTGCCGGCGAACCTGCTCGCGGCCCCGGCGGTCGTGCCGGCGACGCTGCTCGGGCTCGCGGCGACCGTCACCGCCCCGTGGTGGCCGTTCGCCGCGCACGCGCTGGCCTGGCTGGCGGGCTGCGCCACCTGGTGGATCGCGGCCGTCGCGCGCTGGTGCGCATGCCTGCCCGGGGCGGCCGTGCCGTGGCCGGGCGGCGTCCTCGGGGCGACGGCGCTCGGCGTCCTGACGGTCGTGGGCGTGGCGCTGGTGCTGCGGCGCCCGCCCGGCGAGGGCTGGCCCCACGCCTGGACGGACCTCGCGCGGCGGCGGTGGCGCACCGCGCACGCCTCGGGCCGGGCCGCCCTGGTGCGGTTCCGGCACGGGACGCCGAGCCGTCGCGACCGCAGGCGCGCGCTCGGCGCCGTCCTCGCCGCGCTGACGGCCGTGGTCGTCGTCACGACCGTGGCCGTGCGCGCGGTCCCCCACGCCGGGGACGTCCCCGCCGACTGGCAGGTGGTCGCCTGCGACGTGGGGCAGGGCGACGGGCTCGTGGTGCGCACCGGCCCCGCGGCCGCCGTCGTCGTCGACGTCGGCCCCGACGGCGACGCCGCCGACCGTTGCCTGGACCGGCTCGGTGTCACGCGCGTGGACCTGCTGGTGCTCAGCCACTTCCACGCCGACCACGTCGGCGGGCTGCCCGCCGTCCTGGCCGGCCGCGAGGTGCGCGCGGCCTGGGGGTCGCCGTTGCACGAGCCCGCCGGGCAGGCGCGCCGGACGGTCGAGGCGCTCGAGCGCGTCGGCGTGACCGTGCAGGTGCCCGCACCCGGCGACGCCGGCGTGCTCGGCGAGGGCGGCTGGCGGGTCGAGTGGCACGTGCTCGGAACGGGCCTCGTCGGCGGCGGCAGCGCGGGCGCCGGCGGTACGGGCACCGGCGGTACGGGGCTCGGCACCACGAGGACCAGCAGCGCCGGGACCGGCGGCTCTGTCGAGGGCGACGGCGTCAACGACGCCAGCCTGTCGCTCGAGCTCGTCGCGTCCGGCCCCGGTGGCACGCTCGACGTCGTCGCGCTGGGCGACCTGGAGCAGCCCGGGCAGGACGCGCTGCTCGCCTCGCTGGAGGCGGGTGGTCCGCCCGGCGTGCTCGACGGCGTCGACGTCGTCAAGGTGGCGCACCACGGCTCGGCGTCGCAGTCGCCCGGGCTCGCCCGGCTGCTGCGCCCGCGGGTCGCGCTCGTGAGCGTGGGGGAGGGGAACACCTACGGGCACCCGACCGACCGCATGCTCGACCTGTATGCGGGCGTCGGGTCCACGGTCGTGCGGACGGACGAGTGCGGGTCCGCGGTGCTCGTGGTGCGAGGCGGGAGGACGTCGCTCGCGTGCGTCCGCTGA
- the holA gene encoding DNA polymerase III subunit delta produces MPPATRARAGARKPAGNVRAWDEPTLAPVVLVRGPEDLLRERAVDGLVGLARERDPETEKVELDGTTYGAGQLQVAASPSLFGEAKIVVVTAADAGTDELYADLLDHVARPDPETTVVVVHGSGQRGKKMLDAIVASGSPVLQCDAVTRDADKAEFVARELRTARRRAEPEAVRALVDALGTDLRELASAVSQLVADTSGTISAGVVDRYYGGRVEATGFKVADAAVAGDAGGAVALLRHALDTGADPVPLVAALAMRLRTLAKVAALRGGAVTARELGLQDWQVRNAQRDLQRWTPEGLATAISAVAQADAEVKGEGRDPVFAVEKAVLTIARTVRPSGRR; encoded by the coding sequence GTGCCTCCCGCCACCCGCGCCCGCGCCGGCGCCCGCAAGCCCGCAGGCAACGTCCGCGCCTGGGACGAGCCCACGCTCGCGCCCGTCGTGCTGGTGCGCGGCCCGGAGGACCTGCTGCGCGAGCGGGCCGTCGACGGGCTCGTGGGCCTGGCCCGGGAGCGGGACCCCGAGACCGAGAAGGTCGAGCTCGACGGCACCACCTACGGCGCGGGCCAGCTCCAGGTCGCGGCCAGCCCGTCGCTGTTCGGCGAGGCCAAGATCGTCGTGGTCACGGCCGCCGACGCCGGCACCGACGAGCTGTACGCCGACCTGCTCGACCACGTCGCGCGCCCGGACCCGGAGACCACCGTCGTCGTCGTGCACGGCAGCGGGCAGCGTGGCAAGAAGATGCTCGACGCGATCGTCGCGTCCGGGTCGCCCGTCCTCCAGTGCGACGCCGTCACGCGCGACGCCGACAAGGCCGAGTTCGTCGCGCGCGAGCTCCGCACCGCCCGGCGTCGCGCCGAGCCCGAGGCCGTGCGGGCCCTCGTCGACGCGCTCGGCACCGACCTGCGCGAGCTCGCCTCCGCCGTGTCGCAGCTCGTCGCCGACACCTCCGGCACGATCAGCGCAGGCGTCGTCGACCGCTACTACGGCGGCCGGGTCGAGGCCACCGGTTTCAAGGTGGCCGACGCCGCCGTCGCCGGGGACGCCGGCGGTGCGGTCGCCCTGCTGCGGCACGCGCTGGACACGGGTGCCGACCCCGTGCCGCTCGTCGCGGCGCTGGCCATGCGCCTGCGGACCCTCGCCAAGGTGGCCGCGCTGCGCGGCGGCGCCGTCACCGCGCGCGAGCTGGGCCTGCAGGACTGGCAGGTGCGCAACGCCCAGCGCGACCTGCAGCGCTGGACCCCGGAGGGCCTCGCGACCGCGATCAGCGCCGTCGCGCAGGCCGACGCCGAGGTCAAGGGCGAGGGCCGCGACCCGGTGTTCGCCGTCGAGAAGGCCGTGCTCACGATCGCGCGCACGGTCCGGCCGTCGGGTCGCCGCTGA
- the rpsT gene encoding 30S ribosomal protein S20 has translation MANIKSQIKRIKTNEKARLRNKAVKSELKTYVRRVREAVATGDKEAATAAAAAASRKLDKAVSKGVIHANQAANRKSAVAKLVNAL, from the coding sequence GTGGCAAACATCAAGTCCCAGATCAAGCGCATCAAGACGAACGAGAAGGCTCGTCTGCGCAACAAGGCCGTCAAGTCGGAGCTGAAGACGTACGTGCGCCGCGTGCGCGAGGCCGTCGCCACCGGCGACAAGGAGGCCGCGACCGCTGCCGCCGCCGCCGCGTCGCGCAAGCTCGACAAGGCTGTCTCGAAGGGCGTCATCCACGCGAACCAGGCCGCGAACCGCAAGTCGGCCGTCGCGAAGCTGGTCAACGCTCTCTGA
- a CDS encoding circularly permuted type 2 ATP-grasp protein: MADLFDDYPLGAAYDEMLDRDRGVRPRYAPVHGTLASLTASEVAGRADALARSYLAQGVTFDFAGEERPFPLDVVPRVIEPAEWDTVARGVSQRVRALEAFLADVYGPQQAVKDGVVPLRLILSSAEFKRAAHGIEPPNGVRCHVSGIDVVRDERGEYRVLEDNVRVPSGVSYVVSNRQAMVRSFPELFSSMRVRPVVDYPQRLLAALVAAAPEGVPEPTVVVLTPGVYNSAYYEHALLARLMGVELVEGRDLFCSAGRVFMRTTEGSRRVDVIYRRVDDDFLDPVQFRADSVLGVPGLVGCARRGQVTLANAIGNGVADDKLVYTYVPELVRYYLGEEPLLKNVDTWRLQEPEALAEVLDRLDELVVKPVDGSGGKGIVVGPAASRGELDALRTRLVADPRGWIAQPVIQLSTAPTFVDGGFRPRHIDLRPFAVNDGHDVWVLPGGLTRVALPEGQLVVNSSQGGGSKDTWVVEGRPRARRGVAEAGATPSGRAAHPAGVTVAGVPLTTNPADVRTSQQQQQQQTAIEPTGAVTC, from the coding sequence ATGGCGGACCTGTTCGACGACTACCCGCTCGGCGCGGCCTACGACGAGATGCTCGACCGTGACCGCGGCGTGCGGCCTCGCTACGCGCCGGTGCACGGCACGCTCGCGAGCCTCACGGCCTCCGAGGTGGCCGGACGGGCCGACGCGCTCGCCCGCTCGTACCTGGCCCAGGGCGTGACCTTCGACTTCGCGGGCGAGGAGCGTCCCTTCCCGCTCGACGTCGTCCCGCGCGTCATCGAGCCGGCGGAGTGGGACACCGTGGCGCGCGGCGTCTCGCAGCGGGTCCGCGCTCTGGAGGCGTTCCTCGCCGACGTGTACGGCCCGCAGCAGGCGGTCAAGGACGGCGTCGTGCCGCTGCGGCTGATCCTGTCGAGCGCGGAGTTCAAGCGTGCGGCCCACGGCATCGAGCCGCCCAACGGGGTGCGCTGCCACGTGTCCGGCATCGACGTCGTGCGCGACGAGCGCGGCGAGTACCGGGTGCTGGAGGACAACGTGCGCGTCCCGTCGGGCGTGAGCTACGTGGTGTCCAACCGGCAGGCGATGGTGCGCTCGTTCCCCGAGCTGTTCTCCTCCATGCGGGTGCGGCCCGTCGTCGACTACCCGCAGCGGCTGCTGGCGGCGCTCGTGGCGGCGGCGCCCGAGGGCGTGCCGGAGCCGACCGTCGTCGTGCTCACGCCGGGCGTGTACAACTCGGCGTACTACGAGCACGCGCTGCTGGCGCGGCTCATGGGCGTCGAGCTCGTCGAGGGCCGCGACCTGTTCTGCTCCGCCGGGCGCGTGTTCATGCGCACCACCGAGGGGTCGCGCCGGGTCGACGTCATCTACCGCCGCGTCGACGACGACTTCCTCGACCCGGTCCAGTTCCGGGCCGACTCGGTGCTGGGCGTGCCTGGCCTCGTCGGCTGCGCCCGGCGGGGGCAGGTGACGCTGGCCAACGCGATCGGCAACGGCGTCGCCGACGACAAGCTCGTCTACACCTACGTGCCCGAGCTCGTGCGCTACTACCTCGGCGAGGAGCCCCTCCTCAAGAACGTCGACACGTGGCGGCTCCAGGAGCCCGAGGCGCTGGCCGAGGTGCTCGACCGGCTCGACGAGCTCGTGGTCAAGCCCGTCGACGGCTCGGGCGGCAAGGGCATCGTCGTCGGGCCCGCGGCGTCGCGCGGCGAGCTCGACGCGCTGCGCACCCGCCTCGTCGCCGACCCGCGCGGCTGGATCGCCCAGCCGGTGATCCAGCTCTCGACGGCGCCCACGTTCGTCGACGGCGGGTTCCGCCCGCGGCACATCGACCTGCGGCCCTTCGCCGTGAACGACGGCCACGACGTCTGGGTGCTGCCCGGCGGCCTGACGCGTGTCGCGCTGCCCGAGGGGCAGCTCGTCGTCAACAGCTCGCAGGGCGGCGGGTCCAAGGACACCTGGGTGGTCGAGGGGCGGCCGCGCGCCCGCCGCGGCGTGGCCGAGGCCGGCGCGACGCCGTCGGGCCGGGCCGCCCACCCCGCGGGCGTCACCGTGGCCGGCGTGCCGCTGACCACCAACCCGGCCGACGTCCGCACGAGCCAGCAGCAACAGCAGCAGCAGACCGCCATCGAGCCGACGGGAGCCGTCACGTGCTGA
- a CDS encoding ComEA family DNA-binding protein yields the protein MNQDRWTEPETEPLTAAVSRLRAARSVGAEPPVAVAPSTDVSTGVGVADGGGTPALAGTDDATARGDAATPRLDADRGAPPDSTSALADDLRDRLRDRRAATSAARQAATAYAAMHGHVAGGSEEELDAVGGQRWALRPRTALVAVGAVLVLAAALAVVASWPHQDVDAVALAPVADASAAPQAPLPEPAASPTPSALVVVDVVGQVQSPGLVTLPAGSRVFDAVAAAGGATDGAELGAINLARPVVDGEQVRVPAPGEVVAAAAPPDGGTGEPSGAGGRGAGLVDLNTADEAALDTLPGIGPALAARIVAWRTDNGPFASVDELDEVAGIGPAMLAKVRDLVTV from the coding sequence GGACCGAGCCCGAGACCGAGCCGCTCACCGCGGCCGTGAGCCGGCTGCGCGCGGCGCGCTCCGTCGGCGCCGAGCCGCCCGTCGCGGTGGCACCCAGCACCGACGTCTCGACCGGCGTCGGGGTCGCCGACGGCGGTGGCACCCCGGCGCTCGCCGGCACGGACGACGCGACGGCGCGCGGCGACGCGGCAACGCCCCGCCTCGACGCCGACCGCGGCGCCCCGCCCGACAGCACCTCCGCCCTGGCCGACGACCTCCGGGACCGGCTGCGCGACCGGCGGGCAGCGACGAGCGCGGCGCGGCAGGCCGCGACGGCGTACGCGGCGATGCACGGCCACGTTGCGGGCGGCTCCGAGGAGGAGCTCGACGCCGTGGGCGGGCAACGCTGGGCCCTGCGCCCGCGGACCGCGCTCGTCGCCGTCGGGGCCGTGCTGGTGCTCGCCGCCGCGCTCGCGGTGGTGGCGTCCTGGCCGCACCAGGACGTGGACGCGGTGGCGCTCGCCCCGGTGGCCGACGCCTCCGCCGCGCCCCAGGCGCCGCTGCCCGAGCCCGCGGCGTCACCGACACCGTCGGCGCTCGTCGTCGTCGACGTCGTCGGGCAGGTGCAGAGCCCGGGCCTCGTCACGCTGCCCGCGGGGTCACGCGTCTTCGACGCCGTGGCGGCCGCCGGCGGAGCGACCGACGGTGCGGAGCTCGGCGCGATCAACCTCGCCCGACCCGTCGTCGACGGGGAGCAGGTACGCGTGCCGGCCCCCGGCGAGGTCGTCGCCGCGGCGGCCCCGCCCGACGGCGGTACCGGCGAGCCGTCCGGCGCGGGCGGGCGCGGCGCAGGGCTCGTCGACCTCAACACCGCCGACGAGGCCGCCCTCGACACCCTCCCGGGGATCGGCCCGGCGCTCGCCGCGCGCATCGTCGCGTGGCGCACCGACAACGGCCCGTTCGCGTCCGTCGACGAGCTGGACGAGGTGGCGGGCATCGGCCCCGCGATGCTCGCCAAGGTCCGCGACCTGGTGACCGTGTGA
- a CDS encoding type II toxin-antitoxin system PemK/MazF family toxin → MRAQYDPHPDGNPDPGEIVWTWVPYEEDHRQGKDRPVLLVGRDGQWLLALQLTSKDHDRDVQQEARAGRYWMDIGTGPWDKQGRPSEIRLNRVIRVAPQAVRREGAVMSKALFAQVTAAMAKALG, encoded by the coding sequence GTGCGGGCCCAGTACGACCCGCACCCGGACGGCAACCCGGACCCCGGCGAGATCGTGTGGACGTGGGTGCCGTACGAGGAGGACCACCGCCAGGGCAAGGACCGGCCCGTGCTCCTCGTGGGGCGCGACGGGCAGTGGCTGCTCGCGCTCCAGCTCACCTCGAAGGACCACGACCGCGACGTGCAGCAGGAGGCCCGCGCGGGCCGGTACTGGATGGACATCGGCACCGGGCCGTGGGACAAGCAGGGGCGCCCGAGCGAGATCCGGCTCAACCGCGTGATCCGCGTCGCACCCCAGGCCGTGCGGCGCGAGGGGGCGGTCATGTCGAAGGCTCTCTTCGCGCAGGTCACGGCCGCGATGGCGAAGGCCCTGGGCTGA